Proteins from a genomic interval of Actinoalloteichus hymeniacidonis:
- a CDS encoding HAD-IIA family hydrolase, with amino-acid sequence MGGTPATRKQTESGPRLVDRYDALLLDLDGTVFRGGEPVGDARATLSRARAAGVALRYVTNNASRAPEDVAAHLRGLGFDAEIAEVSTSAQAGAAVLAAKLEPGTEVLVVGSAALRTEVEQVGLRPVAAAEAESPANFTAVIQGHSVATAWPDLAAACEAIRAGAWWVACNLDPTVPTERGLLPGNGSMVAALRAATGRGPDLAGKPRSPLFEQAASGLGAVRPLVVGDRLDTDIEGAVNSSMDSLLVLSGVTDPAGLLAADPIHRPVFLATDLGAVFDDAEELRIIEQDRWEIRAVEGGLTVRALDTARESDGPPLDLLRALCAAWWSASAVGALPLVWAHDEMSDTSVRALGLGVMAEY; translated from the coding sequence ATGGGCGGCACTCCCGCCACCCGGAAGCAGACCGAGAGCGGTCCGAGGCTGGTGGACCGATACGACGCATTGCTGCTCGATCTGGACGGCACCGTGTTCCGGGGTGGCGAGCCGGTGGGCGACGCGCGAGCGACCCTGTCTCGGGCTCGGGCGGCGGGAGTGGCCCTGCGCTACGTGACCAACAACGCATCGCGGGCACCGGAGGACGTGGCAGCCCATCTGCGTGGCCTCGGTTTCGACGCCGAGATCGCCGAGGTGAGTACTTCGGCGCAGGCAGGCGCCGCAGTGTTGGCGGCAAAGCTCGAACCCGGTACCGAGGTACTGGTCGTCGGGTCGGCGGCGCTGCGAACGGAGGTCGAACAGGTCGGCCTGCGACCCGTCGCGGCGGCCGAGGCCGAATCGCCCGCGAACTTCACCGCGGTCATTCAGGGACACTCGGTCGCCACCGCCTGGCCCGACCTGGCGGCCGCCTGCGAAGCGATTCGGGCCGGGGCCTGGTGGGTGGCCTGCAATCTCGACCCCACGGTTCCGACCGAGCGGGGACTCCTGCCTGGGAACGGCTCGATGGTGGCCGCACTGCGGGCGGCCACCGGACGTGGTCCCGATCTGGCGGGCAAACCACGCTCGCCGTTGTTCGAGCAGGCGGCGAGCGGGCTCGGCGCGGTTCGCCCCCTGGTCGTCGGCGATCGGTTGGACACCGACATCGAGGGCGCGGTGAACAGCTCGATGGACTCGCTCCTGGTCCTCTCCGGAGTGACCGATCCCGCCGGTCTCCTCGCCGCAGATCCGATTCACCGCCCGGTGTTTCTCGCCACGGACCTCGGTGCGGTCTTCGACGATGCCGAGGAACTGCGGATCATCGAACAGGACCGGTGGGAGATTCGGGCCGTTGAGGGCGGATTGACCGTTCGCGCGCTGGACACGGCGCGGGAATCCGACGGCCCGCCGCTGGATCTCCTGCGGGCGCTCTGCGCCGCGTGGTGGTCGGCCTCTGCTGTCGGCGCGCTCCCGCTGGTCTGGGCGCACGACGAAATGTCCGATACCTCGGTGCGCGCACTCGGTCTGGGAGTCATGGCAGAGTATTGA
- a CDS encoding TlyA family RNA methyltransferase: MARRVRLDAELVRRGLARSREQAVELVNAGRVLVRGMVASKPATAVETDAPVLVQSDEDDPGWASRGAHKLVGALDAFEPAGLSAAGRRCLDAGASTGGFTDVLLRRDAVEVVAADVGYGQLVWRLQTDDRVHVLDRTNVRALTPELIGGPVDLVVADLSFISLRLVLPSLASCAAPGADLLPMVKPQFEVGRNRLGSGGVVRDPALRVEAVLEVIRVAQQHDLVFRGVIASPLPGPAGNVEYFLWLTKAGAPPEQGGEQPDSTVESAVVPSMEAADVEQAVRDAVREGPR; the protein is encoded by the coding sequence GTGGCGCGACGAGTACGGCTGGACGCCGAGCTGGTGCGCCGGGGCCTGGCCAGGTCCAGGGAACAAGCGGTGGAACTGGTCAACGCGGGCCGGGTCCTGGTTCGGGGAATGGTCGCCAGCAAACCCGCCACGGCGGTGGAGACCGACGCGCCGGTGTTGGTCCAGTCCGATGAGGACGATCCCGGCTGGGCTTCTCGCGGTGCACACAAACTGGTCGGTGCGCTGGATGCCTTCGAACCGGCCGGGTTGAGTGCGGCCGGTCGTCGTTGTCTCGACGCAGGCGCATCGACCGGTGGGTTCACCGATGTGTTGCTGCGCCGCGATGCCGTCGAGGTCGTGGCGGCCGACGTCGGCTACGGCCAGCTCGTGTGGCGGCTCCAGACCGACGACCGGGTGCATGTGCTGGATCGCACCAATGTCCGTGCGCTGACCCCGGAACTCATCGGCGGACCGGTTGATCTGGTGGTCGCCGATCTGTCGTTCATCTCGCTGCGCCTGGTGTTGCCCTCGTTGGCCTCCTGCGCCGCGCCGGGCGCCGATCTGCTGCCGATGGTCAAGCCGCAGTTCGAGGTGGGCCGGAACAGACTCGGTTCCGGTGGCGTTGTTCGTGATCCGGCGCTGCGGGTGGAGGCGGTCCTGGAGGTGATCCGGGTTGCGCAACAACACGATCTGGTGTTCCGGGGCGTGATCGCCAGCCCGTTGCCCGGCCCAGCAGGCAATGTGGAGTACTTCCTCTGGCTGACCAAGGCCGGAGCACCACCCGAGCAGGGCGGCGAGCAGCCGGATTCCACGGTGGAATCGGCCGTCGTCCCGAGCATGGAGGCAGCCGACGTGGAGCAGGCGGTCCGGGACGCGGTGCGGGAGGGCCCGCGATGA
- a CDS encoding NAD kinase yields the protein MTREVLLVVHTGREASRRTAHDVAAMFAEADIALRVLADEAPDLDAARYDRVVEPGPEAAAGVELVFVLGGDGTLLRAAELARPARVPVLGVNLGRVGFLAEADAEHVEEAVQAVIRRDYQVDERMTLNVVAYHNGEVIAQDWALNEASMEKSSRERILDVVVEVDGRPVSAFGCDGVLCATPTGSTAYAFSAGGPVIWPEVPAMLVLPSNAHALFSRSLVVAWTSVVAVEIDAGGHPAVLCCDGRRTVELPAGARVEVLAGDLPVGLVRLRPAPFTDRLTRKFSLPVQGWRGPVDD from the coding sequence ATGACCCGCGAGGTACTCCTGGTGGTCCACACCGGCAGGGAGGCCAGCAGGCGCACCGCGCACGACGTCGCCGCGATGTTCGCCGAGGCCGATATCGCGCTGCGAGTGTTGGCCGACGAGGCCCCCGACCTCGACGCGGCTCGCTACGACCGGGTGGTGGAACCGGGGCCGGAGGCGGCGGCAGGCGTTGAACTGGTCTTCGTCCTCGGTGGTGACGGGACGTTGTTGCGTGCGGCCGAACTCGCCCGCCCCGCCAGGGTCCCCGTGCTGGGGGTGAACCTCGGACGGGTCGGTTTCCTGGCGGAAGCGGATGCCGAACACGTCGAGGAGGCCGTTCAGGCGGTCATCCGCCGGGACTATCAGGTCGACGAGCGGATGACGCTCAACGTCGTGGCCTATCACAACGGCGAGGTCATCGCGCAGGACTGGGCCCTCAACGAGGCCAGTATGGAGAAGAGCAGCCGGGAGCGAATCCTCGACGTCGTCGTGGAGGTCGACGGCAGGCCTGTGTCGGCTTTCGGTTGCGACGGGGTCCTGTGTGCCACGCCCACCGGTTCGACCGCGTACGCGTTCTCCGCGGGCGGCCCGGTGATCTGGCCGGAGGTGCCCGCGATGCTGGTGCTGCCCAGCAATGCGCACGCCCTGTTCTCCCGATCCCTGGTGGTGGCCTGGACGTCGGTGGTCGCCGTCGAGATCGATGCGGGCGGCCATCCTGCGGTGTTGTGCTGTGACGGCCGTCGCACCGTCGAGCTACCGGCGGGCGCCAGGGTCGAGGTGTTGGCAGGCGACCTACCGGTGGGCCTGGTGCGCCTGCGTCCCGCCCCGTTCACCGACCGGCTGACCCGCAAGTTCTCCCTACCGGTGCAGGGCTGGCGCGGACCCGTCGACGACTGA
- the recN gene encoding DNA repair protein RecN, translated as MLAEMRIQGLGVIDEATLELHPGLTVVTGETGAGKTMVVTGLHLLSGGRAESSRVRSGAERTVVEGRFRIESTDGAAKVAADVGADPDEDGSLIAVRTVNADGRSRAHLGGRSVPIGVLAQLAEQALAVHGQNDQLRLLRGSEQRAVLDRFAGDPVLSPLGDYRRVRAEWLSVAEELRLRAEQAKELAREASILRHGLTEIEALDPQPGEDEELVEEAKRLADADQLRAAAFGAQLALTGAADGDPDQPGALGMLGDARRRLIGADDTQLRELEPRLGEAIALLVDVGAELGAYLDRLDADPARLERVLSRQAELKALTRKYAADIDGVLAWAEDARQRLSLADGSDGVLDALAKRRDELEEELVGHAERVGAARVAASNELGKAVSAELAGLAMSSARIEVAVLRKRAVPTDDAVLTMDGQRVQAGPDGVDDVELRLIAHEGAPALPVQKGASGGELSRVMLALEVVLADSDPVPTMVFDEVDAGVGGRAAVEVGRRLARLAVSHQVVVVTHLPQVAAYADRHLVVHKGSGSGITASSVRTVSEADRVVELARMLAGMDSTETGRAHAEELLSVAERDRGSFGSGKRSARPGGTA; from the coding sequence GTGTTGGCCGAGATGCGAATCCAGGGCCTCGGCGTCATCGACGAGGCCACCCTCGAATTGCACCCCGGTTTGACCGTGGTGACGGGCGAGACGGGTGCGGGCAAGACGATGGTCGTCACCGGACTCCACCTGCTCAGTGGGGGACGTGCCGAGTCCTCTCGGGTGCGGTCGGGCGCCGAGCGGACGGTCGTCGAAGGACGATTCCGGATCGAGAGCACCGACGGCGCCGCGAAGGTGGCCGCCGATGTGGGCGCCGATCCCGATGAGGACGGCAGCCTGATCGCGGTACGAACCGTGAACGCCGACGGCAGATCCCGCGCCCACCTCGGTGGTCGGTCGGTACCGATCGGAGTGTTGGCGCAACTGGCCGAACAGGCTTTGGCCGTGCACGGCCAGAACGACCAGTTGCGATTGCTGCGCGGCAGCGAGCAACGCGCGGTGCTGGATCGCTTCGCGGGTGACCCGGTGCTGTCGCCGCTGGGCGACTATCGGCGGGTCCGGGCCGAGTGGCTCAGCGTCGCCGAGGAGCTCCGACTGCGTGCCGAGCAGGCCAAGGAGTTGGCGCGCGAGGCCAGCATCCTTCGACACGGTCTCACCGAGATCGAGGCGTTGGACCCGCAGCCCGGTGAGGACGAGGAACTCGTCGAGGAGGCGAAGCGGCTCGCCGACGCCGACCAGCTGCGGGCGGCTGCCTTCGGCGCCCAACTGGCCTTGACGGGTGCCGCCGATGGCGATCCCGACCAACCTGGCGCGCTGGGCATGCTCGGTGACGCCCGACGGCGACTCATCGGTGCCGACGACACCCAGCTGCGCGAACTCGAACCGAGGCTGGGCGAGGCGATCGCGCTCTTGGTCGATGTCGGCGCCGAGCTCGGGGCATATCTGGACCGGCTGGACGCCGATCCGGCGCGACTGGAACGGGTGTTGTCCCGACAGGCGGAATTGAAGGCGCTCACCAGGAAGTACGCCGCCGACATCGACGGTGTGCTGGCCTGGGCGGAGGATGCCAGGCAACGACTGTCTCTTGCGGACGGTTCCGACGGGGTGCTCGATGCGCTGGCCAAGCGGCGCGACGAGTTGGAGGAGGAACTGGTCGGGCATGCCGAACGGGTCGGGGCCGCCAGGGTGGCGGCGTCCAACGAGCTGGGCAAGGCCGTGTCGGCGGAGCTGGCAGGCTTGGCGATGTCCTCGGCACGCATCGAGGTCGCGGTGCTCCGCAAGCGGGCGGTGCCCACCGACGACGCCGTGCTGACCATGGACGGCCAGCGAGTCCAGGCCGGGCCGGACGGCGTCGACGATGTGGAGCTGCGGCTGATCGCCCACGAGGGGGCCCCGGCGCTGCCCGTGCAGAAGGGCGCTTCCGGCGGTGAGCTGTCCAGGGTGATGCTGGCCTTGGAGGTGGTCCTCGCCGACTCCGATCCGGTGCCCACCATGGTGTTCGACGAGGTCGACGCCGGAGTCGGTGGCCGTGCCGCAGTCGAGGTCGGACGCAGGCTGGCGCGGCTGGCCGTCTCCCATCAGGTCGTCGTCGTCACCCACCTGCCCCAGGTAGCGGCCTACGCCGACCGGCATCTGGTGGTGCATAAGGGATCGGGATCCGGGATTACCGCGAGCAGCGTCCGCACCGTCAGCGAGGCCGACCGGGTGGTGGAACTGGCCAGGATGCTGGCGGGGATGGACTCCACCGAGACTGGTCGGGCGCACGCCGAGGAGTTGCTCAGCGTGGCGGAGCGCGATCGAGGGTCATTCGGTTCAGGGAAGCGATCTGCCCGTCCGGGTGGGACTGCCTGA
- the steA gene encoding putative cytokinetic ring protein SteA produces the protein MKLTGLLTRRKQSLPGVTGTVRVERHGDDLIRRICPGDIAVIDQTDLDRRTADALVAARAAAVLNMTTSISGRFPNLGPERLLDAGIPLIDEVGDDLLLTVKDGTRVRLHGGVLYSGDLVVAEGVELTPDSVADRLVEAKEGMSAQLVAFSADTMEFLRLERGLLLDGAGVPDLGVELSGRLVVVVAPGPDHEVQLRRLHRFIKEWRPVLIGVDEGADTIRSQRLRPDVIVCDPDRIHIDTLRCGAEVVVPGLPDGDAPGLDRAQDNGVAAVAFRSTANPEDLALLLAEDNGADLVVAVGCEATLHEFLDRGRTGSNPSTVLTRLRLGGRLLDSEAVVTLHRSRVTSGAVALLLAAVAIVMVVAVAVSGLAPLYTQLTLDGIADFTTWLRGFFA, from the coding sequence ATGAAGCTCACCGGTTTGTTGACTCGGCGTAAGCAATCCCTGCCGGGAGTGACCGGAACGGTTCGGGTCGAGCGGCACGGCGACGACCTGATCCGACGGATCTGTCCCGGTGACATCGCGGTGATCGATCAGACCGACCTGGATCGGCGCACTGCGGATGCCCTGGTGGCGGCGCGCGCCGCAGCGGTGCTCAACATGACGACCTCGATCTCCGGGCGCTTCCCCAATCTCGGCCCGGAACGACTGTTGGACGCCGGGATCCCGCTGATCGACGAGGTCGGCGACGATCTGCTGCTCACGGTCAAGGACGGGACGCGGGTGCGGTTGCACGGCGGCGTCCTGTACTCCGGTGACCTGGTGGTCGCCGAAGGTGTGGAGCTGACCCCCGACTCGGTGGCCGATCGACTGGTCGAGGCCAAGGAGGGCATGTCCGCGCAGCTGGTCGCCTTCTCCGCCGACACCATGGAGTTCCTTCGGTTGGAACGCGGCCTGCTGCTGGATGGCGCGGGCGTTCCCGATCTCGGGGTGGAACTGAGCGGACGACTCGTGGTGGTCGTGGCACCGGGACCGGATCACGAGGTGCAACTGCGTCGGCTGCATCGGTTCATCAAGGAATGGCGCCCGGTGCTGATCGGTGTCGACGAGGGCGCGGACACCATTCGCAGCCAGCGCCTGCGGCCGGACGTCATCGTCTGCGACCCGGATCGGATCCACATCGACACCCTGCGCTGTGGCGCGGAGGTGGTGGTGCCCGGTCTGCCGGACGGCGATGCTCCCGGCCTGGATCGCGCGCAGGACAACGGTGTCGCGGCGGTCGCCTTCAGATCCACGGCGAACCCGGAGGATCTCGCTCTGCTCCTGGCGGAGGACAACGGCGCCGATCTCGTGGTCGCCGTCGGCTGCGAGGCGACGCTGCACGAGTTCCTCGATCGTGGCCGAACCGGTTCCAACCCGTCGACGGTGCTGACCCGGCTTCGGTTGGGCGGCAGGTTGTTGGATTCCGAGGCGGTGGTGACGTTGCACCGCAGCCGGGTCACGTCCGGCGCGGTGGCCCTGCTTCTCGCGGCGGTGGCCATCGTGATGGTGGTCGCGGTCGCGGTGTCCGGTCTTGCCCCGCTCTACACCCAGCTCACTCTCGACGGCATCGCCGATTTCACCACCTGGTTGAGGGGTTTCTTCGCATGA
- a CDS encoding copper transporter, with translation MITLRYHIVAFAAMFLALAVGVVLGSTAISDRLLASMGTGSSAELPDRIAELEAEQAELTARAGQADTFAAEVAAGAVAGRLTGLSVTMVSTSAAESEDRDATRDLIVEAGGTVAGELALTDGFTDPARADQLRDLVRGVLPAGVQLPTAADPGTMAGGLLGALLLIDEETGQPQASPEEGAAALGGLIDGGFVQAGADASPAELVVVLDGGADDVGDRASVVARFAAQLDRAGAGAVLTGHRDAAARTGSIGHVRGDASAASILSTVDSLDRAEARIAVVLALGEQHAGGAGHYGFADGAAGLLPADPGLRTVVVDTPDESGGTPEETAAEDVDQTSLGGG, from the coding sequence ATGATCACCCTGCGTTATCACATTGTCGCCTTCGCCGCGATGTTCCTGGCGCTGGCCGTGGGCGTGGTGCTGGGCTCCACCGCCATCAGTGATCGGCTGCTCGCCAGCATGGGAACGGGCTCGTCCGCCGAGCTACCGGACCGGATCGCCGAGTTGGAGGCCGAACAGGCCGAGTTGACCGCGCGCGCGGGCCAGGCCGACACCTTCGCGGCCGAGGTCGCCGCCGGTGCGGTGGCGGGCAGGCTGACCGGGCTCAGCGTGACGATGGTCAGCACCTCGGCCGCCGAAAGCGAGGATCGCGATGCGACCCGCGACCTGATCGTCGAGGCGGGCGGAACCGTGGCCGGCGAGCTCGCACTCACCGACGGCTTCACCGATCCGGCGCGGGCCGATCAACTCCGCGACCTGGTGCGTGGCGTTCTGCCTGCGGGTGTGCAACTCCCGACCGCCGCCGATCCCGGGACCATGGCAGGCGGCCTGTTGGGCGCGCTGTTGTTGATCGACGAGGAGACCGGTCAACCCCAGGCCTCGCCGGAGGAGGGCGCGGCCGCGCTGGGCGGGCTGATCGACGGCGGCTTCGTTCAGGCGGGCGCCGATGCGAGCCCCGCCGAACTCGTCGTCGTGCTGGACGGCGGTGCGGACGACGTCGGTGACCGGGCCTCCGTGGTGGCCCGTTTCGCGGCTCAGCTGGACCGCGCGGGCGCAGGCGCGGTGTTGACGGGACACCGGGACGCCGCGGCGCGTACGGGATCGATCGGCCACGTCCGAGGCGACGCATCGGCGGCGAGCATCCTGTCCACGGTGGACAGCCTGGACCGTGCTGAGGCCCGTATCGCCGTGGTCCTCGCCTTGGGCGAACAACACGCGGGCGGCGCAGGCCATTACGGGTTCGCCGATGGGGCGGCTGGACTGCTGCCCGCCGATCCGGGTCTCCGGACCGTTGTGGTCGACACACCGGACGAGTCGGGCGGCACACCGGAGGAGACGGCGGCGGAGGACGTCGATCAGACATCCCTCGGCGGCGGATGA
- a CDS encoding CTP synthase, translating to MLQARTIKHVFVTGGVASSLGKGLTASSLGQLLTARGLRVTMQKLDPYLNVDPGTMNPFQHGEVFITEDGAETDLDVGHYERFLDRDLSGRANVTTGQVYSTVIAKERRGEYLGDTVQVIPHITDEIKSRIRAMAEPDEDGITPDVVITEVGGTVGDIESLPFLEACRQVRHDLGRDNCFFLHVSLVPYLAPSGELKTKPTQHSVAALRNIGIQPDAIVCRSDREIPASLKRKIALMCDVDNDGVVAAPDARSIYDIPRVLHTEGLDAFMVRRLGLPFRDVDWQVWSDLLDRVHQPSETVRIALVGKYVDLPDAYLSVTEALRAGGFAHHAKVEIAWVPSDQCDTDEGAASALAGVDGVLVPGGFGVRGIEGKVGAIRYARTHQIPILGLCLGLQCMVIDVARDLAGITEANSAEFGEDGPHPVISTMADQKSVVAGERDMGGTMRLGAYPARLAAGTVTAKAYGTTEVSERHRHRYEVNNAYRDRLADAGLVFAGLSPDERLVEFVELPQDVHPFFVGTQAHPELKSRPTRPHPLFAAFVRASVDYKAQERLPVTLPDTAPTTAGASR from the coding sequence GTGCTGCAAGCACGCACGATCAAACACGTCTTCGTCACGGGAGGCGTCGCGTCCTCCCTTGGGAAAGGGCTGACGGCATCCAGTCTGGGGCAGCTGCTCACGGCGCGTGGCCTTCGGGTCACCATGCAGAAGCTCGACCCCTATCTCAATGTCGACCCCGGCACCATGAATCCGTTCCAGCACGGCGAGGTGTTCATCACCGAGGACGGCGCGGAGACCGACCTCGACGTCGGACACTACGAACGGTTCCTGGACCGCGACCTGTCCGGCCGGGCCAACGTGACCACCGGCCAGGTCTACTCCACGGTGATCGCCAAGGAACGCCGTGGCGAGTACCTCGGGGACACGGTGCAGGTCATCCCGCACATCACCGACGAGATCAAGTCGCGTATCCGGGCGATGGCCGAACCCGACGAGGACGGCATCACCCCGGATGTGGTGATCACCGAGGTCGGTGGCACCGTCGGTGATATCGAGTCGCTGCCGTTCCTGGAGGCTTGCCGCCAGGTGCGGCACGATCTCGGCCGGGACAACTGCTTCTTCCTGCATGTCTCGCTGGTGCCGTATCTGGCGCCCTCCGGCGAGCTCAAGACCAAGCCGACGCAGCACTCGGTGGCGGCCCTGCGCAACATCGGTATCCAGCCGGACGCGATCGTCTGCCGGTCGGACCGGGAGATCCCGGCATCGCTCAAGCGCAAGATCGCGCTGATGTGCGATGTCGACAACGACGGGGTCGTCGCGGCCCCGGACGCCCGCTCGATCTACGACATCCCCCGCGTTCTGCACACCGAGGGACTGGACGCCTTCATGGTGCGCAGGCTCGGCCTGCCGTTCCGGGACGTCGACTGGCAGGTCTGGAGCGACCTGCTGGACCGGGTTCATCAGCCCTCCGAGACGGTGCGCATCGCGTTGGTCGGCAAGTACGTCGATCTGCCCGACGCCTACCTCTCGGTCACCGAGGCACTGCGCGCGGGTGGATTCGCCCATCACGCGAAGGTGGAGATCGCCTGGGTGCCCTCCGACCAGTGCGACACCGACGAGGGCGCTGCCAGCGCATTGGCCGGGGTCGACGGCGTCCTGGTCCCCGGCGGGTTCGGCGTGCGGGGCATCGAGGGCAAGGTCGGTGCGATCCGCTACGCCCGTACCCATCAGATCCCGATCCTGGGATTGTGTCTCGGTCTGCAGTGCATGGTGATCGATGTGGCCAGGGACCTGGCCGGAATCACCGAGGCGAACTCCGCCGAATTCGGCGAGGACGGCCCGCATCCGGTGATCAGCACCATGGCCGATCAGAAGTCGGTCGTCGCAGGCGAGCGGGACATGGGCGGCACGATGCGGCTGGGTGCCTACCCGGCTCGACTGGCTGCGGGGACCGTGACGGCCAAGGCGTACGGCACCACCGAGGTCTCCGAACGGCACCGGCACCGCTACGAGGTGAACAACGCCTACCGGGACCGGCTCGCCGATGCGGGACTGGTGTTCGCGGGTCTGTCGCCGGACGAGCGGCTGGTGGAGTTCGTCGAGCTGCCCCAGGACGTGCACCCGTTCTTCGTGGGCACCCAGGCGCATCCCGAGCTCAAGAGCAGGCCGACTCGGCCGCACCCACTGTTCGCCGCGTTCGTGCGGGCCTCGGTCGATTACAAGGCGCAGGAGCGGCTTCCGGTGACGCTGCCGGACACCGCGCCGACCACGGCAGGGGCCTCTCGATGA
- a CDS encoding NUDIX domain-containing protein: MTESEPIERTAGRHEFRTLGSEDLYQGAVMALRADDIEMPGGVTGRREVVEHPGAVAIVAIDDEGRVVLIHQYRHPLGRRLWELPAGLLDLAGEPPVETARRELAEEVSLSASQWSVLADVAASPGFTDEVVRVFLATDLHEVETMAAEGNEEADLVVHRVPLDEAVRMVVAGEIVNASTATGLLAARAVLTGLAEARDVDAPWSDRPMRWAARKAGRD, translated from the coding sequence ATGACCGAGTCGGAGCCGATCGAGCGCACGGCCGGCCGCCACGAGTTCCGCACGCTGGGCAGCGAGGACCTGTACCAGGGTGCCGTGATGGCGTTGCGAGCCGACGACATCGAGATGCCCGGCGGTGTCACGGGTCGCCGTGAGGTCGTGGAACATCCCGGTGCGGTGGCGATCGTCGCGATCGACGACGAAGGCCGGGTGGTGTTGATCCACCAGTACCGGCATCCACTGGGCCGACGGCTGTGGGAGTTGCCCGCCGGGCTGCTCGACCTGGCGGGGGAGCCGCCGGTGGAGACCGCTCGCCGGGAGCTGGCCGAAGAGGTGTCGCTGTCGGCCTCGCAGTGGTCGGTGCTGGCCGATGTGGCCGCGTCGCCGGGATTCACCGACGAGGTGGTCCGGGTGTTCCTCGCCACGGACCTGCACGAGGTCGAGACGATGGCGGCCGAAGGCAACGAGGAGGCGGACCTGGTGGTGCACCGGGTGCCCTTGGACGAGGCGGTGCGGATGGTCGTGGCAGGCGAGATCGTCAACGCGTCGACCGCGACCGGGTTGCTCGCGGCTCGCGCCGTGTTGACCGGGCTCGCCGAAGCCAGGGACGTCGATGCACCGTGGTCCGACCGCCCGATGCGTTGGGCGGCGCGGAAGGCAGGCCGGGACTGA
- a CDS encoding DUF1707 domain-containing protein yields the protein MERLIVTDIGVSHRPGRPTGSGHERYCCRVAGADNSNDLRIGTVEREAAVEALATHLSEGRLSLEEYEQRLTETMDAKTRQALLAVFTDLPAPHPKLPGTSAYPSSPPAPVAEADMVVYSHKSKIAAGVLQLIPSLGIGRFYTGHVGIGLAQLLLTPIFGIGVLWCWIDGILMLANGAKDKDGRPLRD from the coding sequence GTGGAACGGCTCATCGTCACCGACATCGGCGTTTCCCACCGGCCGGGCAGGCCGACCGGCAGCGGGCATGAACGATATTGTTGCCGAGTGGCAGGCGCAGATAACTCGAATGACTTGCGAATCGGCACCGTAGAACGAGAAGCAGCCGTGGAAGCACTCGCAACCCACCTATCCGAGGGCAGGCTGAGCCTAGAGGAATACGAGCAGCGCCTCACTGAGACGATGGACGCCAAGACGCGGCAGGCGTTGCTCGCGGTGTTCACCGATTTGCCCGCACCGCATCCGAAGCTGCCTGGAACGTCGGCCTACCCGTCGAGCCCGCCTGCTCCGGTGGCCGAGGCCGATATGGTGGTCTATTCACACAAATCGAAGATTGCCGCTGGCGTTCTTCAGCTCATTCCGAGCCTAGGGATCGGTCGGTTCTACACCGGCCACGTCGGCATCGGGCTCGCCCAACTTCTGTTGACACCGATATTCGGCATCGGCGTCCTCTGGTGCTGGATCGACGGCATCCTGATGCTGGCCAACGGCGCCAAAGACAAGGACGGCAGGCCGCTGCGCGACTGA